From one Lolium rigidum isolate FL_2022 chromosome 4, APGP_CSIRO_Lrig_0.1, whole genome shotgun sequence genomic stretch:
- the LOC124648412 gene encoding uncharacterized protein LOC124648412 encodes MGGGGRARQNAIRSAIVVLGSAAFGYLSYRVGFKPYLDRAQEAMDSHHNSDDAAEQPDHPGGDGDLPPSRDPAVVLRD; translated from the coding sequence ATGggaggcggcgggcgggcgcGGCAGAACGCGATCCGGTCGGCCATCGTGGTGCTGGGCTCCGCCGCCTTCGGCTACCTCTCCTACCGCGTCGGGTTCAAGCCCTACCTCGACCGCGCTCAGGAGGCCATGGACTCCCACCACAACTCCGACGACGCCGCCGAACAGCCTGATCACCCCGGTGGGGATGGCGACCTCCCGCCGTCCAGGGACCCGGCCGTCGTGCTCCGCGACTGA